The Coregonus clupeaformis isolate EN_2021a chromosome 8, ASM2061545v1, whole genome shotgun sequence genome has a segment encoding these proteins:
- the LOC121571976 gene encoding death-associated protein kinase 2-like, with translation MAVFNQLENVEDLYEIGEVLGSGHFGQVREVRERATGARWAGKFLKIRKCASSRLGIERKSVEREVEVLQDLKHPNIMALKDVFESRAEVVLVLELISGGELFDFIAVKENLTESDAIEFMKQILLGVGFMHSKQIGHFDLKPENIMLSDKMAPNPDIKIIDFGLAHSFQPGEEYKCMSGTPQYISPEVINYEPLSTAVDMWSIGVITYILLSGMSPFQGDTDEETLRNIIALNYKFDDHHFSMTSAMAKDFIQKLFVKDLNERMTAEECLHHPWIKPLTRKQVANRNRSSINMKNFKKFNAKRKWKMSYNMVWVCTRLRRLKLQCKTSALAGEELRQCESDQEDTETKPASLIRRRLSNSS, from the exons ATGGCAGTCTTTAATCAGCTTGAGAATGTGGAAGACCTCTATGAGATCGGAGAAGTACTTGGGAG TGGCCACTTTGGGCAGGTGCGGGAGGTGCGTGAGCGGGCCACGGGGGCTCGCTGGGCTGGGAAGTTCCTGAAGATCAGGAAGTGTGCTAGCAGCCGGCTGGGCATAGAGCGGAAGAGCGTGGAACGGGAGGTTGAGGTCCTGCAGGACCTAAAGCATCCCAACATCATGGCCCTGAAGGATGTGTTCGAGAGTCGGGCTGAGGTGGTGCTGGTGCTGGAGCT TATTAGTGGAGGAGAGCTGTTTGACTTCATCGCTGTGAAGGAGAACCTGACGGAGAGCGACGCCATCGAGTTCATGAAGCAGATACTACTGGGCGTGGGCTTTATGCACAGCAAACAAATAGGCCATTTTGACCTAAAG CCGGAAAACATCATGCTGTCGGACAAGATGGCGCCAAACCCCGACATTAAGATAATTGACTTTGGGCTTGCCCACAGCTTCCAGCCGGGGGAGGAGTACAAGTGCATGAGTGGCACCCCGCAGTACATTT ccccTGAAGTGATCAACTATGAACCTCTGAGCACAGCTGTCGAcatgtg GAGCATCGGAGTGATCACCTACATACT ACTGAGTGGTATGTCCCCGTTCCAAGGGGACACAGACGAGGAGACACTGAGGAACATCATAGCCCTGAACTACAAGTTTGACGACCACCACTTCAGCATGACCAGTGCCATGGCCAAAGACTTCATCCAGAAGCTCTTTGTGAAAGATCTGAA TGAGAGAATGACCGCTGAGGAGTGTCTACACCACCCCTGGATCAAG CCTCTGACACGGAAACAGGTGGCCAACAGGAATCGTTCCTCCATCAACATGAAGAACTTTAAGAAGTTCAATGCCAAGAGGAAATGGAAG atgTCATATAACATGGTATGGGTGTGTACCCGGCTGCGTCGACTGAAGCTGCAATGTAAGACTAGTGCACTGGCGGGCGAGGAACTG AGACAGTGTGAGAGTGACCAGGAGGACACAGAGACCAAGCCAGCCTCTCTCATTCGCCGGCGACTCAGCAACAGTTCATAG